A window of the Mesotoga prima MesG1.Ag.4.2 genome harbors these coding sequences:
- the pepV gene encoding dipeptidase PepV — MDRKLDEMVIALKDELVSAVSDSVRVKSVQDTPVDGGPFGKGVKESLEKTVKLAKDLGFEARNADGYVGIVDYGSGETFGVLGHLDVVPEGEGWEVPPYSGLVKDGEIWGRGTQDDKGPMIAALYALKAVKEYVKKPSKRIRLIFGTNEESGWECMKYYVKHEEIPDMSVTPDADFPVIFAEKGIVNYGISAPAHNGGEGISVEVLSAGEAPNMVASSARAVLRGVDAESYEKIEAFSPKNDTKLKLTRSEDKVEILITGSSAHGSTPYKGQSAIAAIVDLLADLRLGDSEIKNFLTAIKSKIGYEFYGESLGISGKDSMSGELTLNAGTLRLQAGVLKLVINIRYPVFFNESMIRSQIEEAFKGFRVETFHHQKPLYISPDSELVKMCREVYKEVTGHDEEPIAIGGGTYARAVPNAVAFGALFPGNVEMAHQPNERVSIEDLLLVSRIYAQLFLRFLQS; from the coding sequence GCGGCCCCTTTGGTAAAGGTGTTAAGGAATCTCTTGAAAAGACAGTGAAGTTGGCAAAGGATCTCGGTTTTGAAGCCAGAAACGCTGATGGATACGTTGGGATAGTTGATTACGGATCTGGAGAGACGTTCGGCGTTTTAGGACATCTCGATGTAGTTCCAGAAGGAGAAGGCTGGGAAGTTCCACCATACAGCGGACTTGTAAAGGACGGGGAAATCTGGGGAAGAGGGACCCAGGATGACAAAGGCCCTATGATAGCAGCCCTTTACGCTCTGAAGGCTGTAAAAGAGTACGTGAAGAAGCCTTCGAAGAGGATAAGACTGATTTTTGGCACGAACGAAGAATCTGGGTGGGAGTGCATGAAATACTACGTCAAACACGAGGAGATCCCGGACATGTCAGTGACTCCAGATGCTGATTTTCCTGTTATATTTGCAGAGAAAGGTATCGTTAATTACGGGATATCAGCACCCGCGCACAACGGAGGGGAAGGAATATCAGTAGAGGTTCTTTCTGCCGGTGAGGCTCCGAACATGGTTGCATCTTCGGCCAGGGCAGTACTTCGGGGTGTGGATGCCGAGAGTTATGAGAAGATTGAAGCCTTTTCGCCCAAAAATGATACAAAATTGAAGTTAACCCGATCGGAGGATAAAGTCGAAATCTTGATTACAGGTTCTTCCGCTCATGGGTCGACTCCTTACAAAGGGCAAAGTGCTATAGCTGCTATTGTAGATCTTCTGGCCGATCTTAGACTGGGAGACTCTGAAATCAAAAACTTTCTTACTGCTATAAAGTCCAAGATCGGTTATGAGTTCTATGGTGAATCTCTAGGAATTTCTGGAAAGGATTCTATGTCTGGTGAACTGACTTTGAATGCAGGTACACTAAGACTTCAAGCAGGTGTATTGAAGCTAGTTATCAATATAAGGTATCCGGTTTTCTTCAACGAATCGATGATTAGATCACAAATAGAAGAGGCCTTCAAAGGATTTCGCGTCGAGACTTTTCATCACCAGAAGCCGCTTTACATCTCTCCAGACTCTGAACTCGTTAAGATGTGCAGAGAGGTGTACAAGGAAGTAACGGGACATGATGAAGAACCAATAGCTATCGGCGGTGGCACTTATGCGCGTGCCGTACCAAACGCAGTGGCTTTCGGAGCGCTTTTTCCTGGAAATGTTGAGATGGCACACCAGCCAAATGAAAGAGTATCGATCGAAGATCTCCTTCTTGTTTCGAGAATATACGCTCAGCTGTTCCTGAGATTCCTTCAGTCATAA
- a CDS encoding MATE family efflux transporter yields the protein MKDFTKRMLSIAVPITLQNLISTGLNLVDNLMIGQLGTTAIASVGLVNQVVFILNILTFGVSSGAGIFVAQFWGKRDEKSIEKTIGHMLYITIGASALFFVLLFFLPERILMIFTTDVEVVKTGAEYARPVAFSTFLTSFSFIIAMALRTVEKARIPMYVSLVALSINTVANYILIFGLGPIEPLGVFGASFATLLSRLVEFVIFVSIVYRKKTPIRLSRSALKFEIPFFRRLMKYATPVIINEFLWSLGITMYSLVMARMGTEFIAARNISSTIENFGFVIFGGLSSATVVMVGAELGRNNFSQAKYNARKLLQLTVITAVATGFIIILLSRFIVNLYNIDQSLKNTVLTVLIIIGLSQPIKMFNAVNIVGVLRSGGDSRAAMIIEIVSLWGVGIPLVAITGLVLKWPLTLVYIAMMVEELFKSILGIRRTLTWKWLKNVVD from the coding sequence ATGAAGGATTTCACGAAGCGTATGCTCTCCATTGCCGTACCAATTACTCTTCAGAACCTTATATCTACCGGCCTTAATCTCGTTGACAATTTGATGATCGGGCAGCTGGGTACAACTGCCATAGCTTCAGTGGGTTTGGTCAATCAAGTAGTATTCATTCTCAACATACTTACATTTGGTGTGTCCAGCGGAGCCGGGATATTTGTCGCTCAGTTTTGGGGCAAGAGAGACGAGAAGAGCATTGAGAAGACCATTGGACACATGCTATATATAACCATAGGAGCCTCTGCCTTATTCTTTGTCCTGCTCTTCTTCTTGCCTGAGAGAATTCTCATGATCTTCACGACAGATGTCGAAGTGGTCAAGACAGGGGCAGAATATGCAAGGCCTGTCGCTTTCTCCACATTCCTAACATCCTTTTCCTTCATTATTGCAATGGCCTTGAGGACTGTGGAAAAGGCTAGAATTCCAATGTATGTTAGTCTTGTCGCTCTTTCGATCAATACGGTGGCAAATTACATTCTAATTTTCGGTCTTGGCCCGATTGAACCTTTAGGCGTTTTTGGAGCGTCTTTTGCAACGCTTCTCTCTAGACTTGTGGAATTCGTAATATTCGTCAGTATTGTTTACCGCAAGAAAACTCCAATAAGGCTTTCTAGATCAGCCTTAAAATTCGAAATTCCATTTTTCAGAAGGCTTATGAAATATGCTACTCCAGTAATCATCAATGAATTCTTGTGGAGCCTTGGTATTACAATGTATTCTCTGGTTATGGCAAGAATGGGCACAGAATTCATAGCTGCCAGGAACATTTCCAGTACAATTGAGAATTTTGGTTTTGTTATCTTTGGTGGACTTTCCTCGGCGACAGTTGTAATGGTGGGAGCAGAACTTGGAAGGAACAATTTTTCTCAGGCAAAATACAATGCGAGAAAATTGCTTCAGCTTACCGTCATCACCGCAGTGGCCACGGGCTTTATTATCATCCTTCTATCGAGATTTATAGTGAATCTCTACAATATAGATCAATCACTTAAGAACACTGTTCTCACTGTACTAATTATTATTGGTCTTTCACAGCCGATCAAGATGTTCAATGCGGTAAATATAGTAGGGGTTCTTAGAAGCGGAGGTGATTCCAGGGCAGCAATGATAATTGAAATTGTCTCACTATGGGGAGTTGGAATTCCCCTTGTCGCGATAACAGGTCTCGTTCTTAAATGGCCGCTTACTCTAGTTTATATTGCAATGATGGTCGAAGAGCTTTTCAAATCAATCCTGGGGATTAGGAGAACATTAACCTGGAAGTGGTTGAAAAACGTAGTTGATTGA
- a CDS encoding CGGC domain-containing protein has protein sequence MKKIGIIICGRYQNCGGGKCLRAMREHVGGFALYPKDEELQLVGYSYCGGCPGGNVEYVPQEMIKNGAEVIHLATGMVVGYPPCPRLSHFKEFIESYYEVPVVIGTHPIPMKYLIAHQKLSFWEKTDMFSIAEHLMKEDPAIMKAYD, from the coding sequence GTGAAGAAGATAGGGATAATTATCTGTGGGCGTTATCAGAATTGCGGTGGTGGTAAGTGTCTCAGGGCCATGAGAGAACATGTCGGGGGTTTTGCATTATATCCGAAAGATGAAGAACTGCAGCTTGTTGGTTATTCCTACTGTGGAGGATGTCCCGGTGGAAATGTAGAATACGTACCGCAGGAAATGATAAAAAACGGTGCAGAAGTCATACACCTGGCGACGGGAATGGTAGTGGGATATCCACCATGTCCGAGACTGAGTCATTTCAAGGAGTTCATCGAAAGCTATTATGAAGTACCGGTTGTAATCGGCACTCATCCAATTCCCATGAAATATCTCATTGCTCATCAGAAGCTTTCATTCTGGGAAAAAACCGATATGTTTTCTATCGCAGAACACTTGATGAAAGAAGACCCGGCGATAATGAAAGCATATGATTGA
- the purB gene encoding adenylosuccinate lyase: MIERYALSPLKDLWELRAQYERWLEVELAVVAAYEKTGLVPQGTHDKIASSARVDLDSILKIESEVDHDVIAFIKSVTQNMGDEARYFHLGLTSSDVVDTALSLAITESGKLIIHALEKLSEALKERAVAYKDVVCMGRTHGVHAEPTSFGLKLLSFYVEIKRAIDRLKKATENCAVGKLSGAVGNYANISLEIEKIALAELGLKPTVVSTQVIPRDVHAEFFTGLAIAASSIERMATEFRHLQKTEVLEVQEPFREGQRGSSAMPHKKNPIICERLTGMARIVRSYVLASLENISLWHERDISHSSVERIIFPDATMLLYYMAERSAYLVSNLVVYPDRMRENFKASRNLVFSQRVMLSLVDRGMSREDAYQLVQRLSMNCWNNGLDFKEVVLSNEEIAQYLDSEEAIRLFEPEYYLRNVGQIFERAFDGGN; this comes from the coding sequence ATGATAGAAAGATATGCGCTTTCACCCCTGAAAGACCTCTGGGAGCTTAGAGCCCAATACGAAAGATGGCTTGAAGTGGAGCTGGCTGTAGTTGCGGCGTACGAGAAGACAGGGTTAGTTCCTCAGGGTACGCATGATAAGATTGCATCGTCAGCAAGAGTGGATCTAGACTCAATACTGAAGATTGAAAGCGAAGTTGATCATGATGTAATAGCCTTTATCAAATCAGTGACACAAAATATGGGGGACGAGGCGAGATACTTCCATCTCGGACTTACTTCTTCCGATGTTGTAGACACAGCGCTTTCACTTGCAATTACGGAGTCGGGAAAGCTCATAATCCATGCTTTGGAAAAGCTCTCAGAGGCGTTGAAAGAAAGAGCGGTCGCTTATAAAGATGTCGTTTGCATGGGAAGGACACACGGCGTTCATGCAGAGCCGACTTCGTTTGGTTTAAAGCTTCTATCTTTTTACGTGGAGATAAAGAGGGCAATAGATCGTCTGAAGAAGGCCACGGAGAATTGCGCGGTTGGGAAACTAAGTGGTGCCGTTGGGAACTACGCCAACATTTCACTCGAGATTGAGAAAATTGCTCTTGCGGAACTTGGCTTGAAACCCACTGTAGTTTCGACTCAGGTAATACCGAGAGATGTTCACGCAGAATTTTTTACGGGGTTGGCAATAGCCGCCTCATCGATAGAGAGAATGGCAACCGAATTCAGGCATCTTCAGAAGACCGAGGTCCTGGAGGTTCAGGAGCCTTTCAGAGAGGGTCAAAGAGGTTCTTCCGCAATGCCTCACAAGAAGAATCCCATTATTTGTGAAAGACTTACAGGTATGGCAAGAATAGTCAGGAGTTATGTGCTAGCGTCATTAGAGAATATCTCTCTCTGGCATGAAAGAGACATCTCGCATTCCAGTGTAGAGAGGATAATCTTTCCGGACGCCACTATGCTTCTCTATTACATGGCAGAAAGGTCAGCCTATTTGGTTAGCAATCTTGTTGTATATCCTGACAGGATGAGGGAGAACTTCAAGGCCTCTAGAAATCTTGTCTTCTCACAGAGGGTTATGTTGTCACTTGTTGACAGGGGTATGTCCAGGGAAGACGCCTATCAATTGGTTCAAAGACTCTCTATGAATTGTTGGAATAATGGGCTGGATTTCAAGGAGGTCGTCTTATCAAACGAAGAAATTGCTCAGTATCTTGATTCAGAAGAAGCAATACGGCTTTTTGAACCTGAGTATTATTTGAGAAACGTCGGCCAAATATTCGAAAGAGCTTTTGATGGAGGTAACTAA
- a CDS encoding adenylosuccinate synthase, producing MRKLAVVGAQWGDEGKGKVVNYFSENFEWIVRFSGGANAGHTIFVEDKKYVNHLLPSINPRSCSKGFLGAGMVIDVEQLIDELETLEADFPGISSRFYLDPEAFIVLPWHKEEDLFIEEMREVPIGTTGKGIGPSYTDKVSREGLKLYVLFDESLLKERLEALYHMKRMKYNRDFTLSFGEMTTYLNGLKTKLERLSVNFTSAVDMFRVFRSTSILFEGAQGVLLDLDFGTYPFVTSGACMAHGVSSVGFSTFELDNVYGVLKAYTTRVGSGPFPTEEFSEVGNLVRERGKEYGATTGRARRVGWLDLPALRYARIRSGLTGFVITKGDVLNGLDEVKVCVAYDVEGAVKEMPSTSYDFFKARPIYETISGWPSTDHINFLKYMTFIERETGVEIDYISYGPRTEEMKTRNDLIMNI from the coding sequence GTGAGGAAACTTGCCGTTGTCGGTGCCCAATGGGGCGATGAAGGGAAAGGGAAAGTGGTCAATTACTTTTCCGAAAATTTCGAGTGGATAGTCAGATTTTCTGGTGGTGCAAACGCCGGTCATACAATTTTCGTTGAGGACAAGAAATACGTGAACCATCTTTTGCCTTCGATCAATCCTCGTAGTTGTTCAAAGGGTTTTCTTGGTGCCGGGATGGTGATAGATGTAGAACAACTGATCGATGAACTGGAAACACTGGAAGCGGACTTTCCAGGTATTTCAAGTAGATTCTATCTTGATCCTGAAGCCTTTATAGTTCTTCCATGGCACAAAGAAGAGGACTTGTTCATAGAAGAGATGCGAGAGGTGCCAATAGGGACTACAGGAAAAGGAATAGGTCCTTCCTACACCGACAAGGTCTCCCGGGAAGGGTTGAAGCTCTACGTTCTCTTCGATGAATCACTGTTGAAAGAAAGACTTGAAGCTCTCTATCACATGAAAAGAATGAAATACAACAGGGATTTCACACTTTCATTTGGCGAAATGACGACCTATTTGAATGGGCTCAAGACTAAGCTCGAAAGGCTCAGCGTCAATTTCACCAGCGCAGTAGACATGTTCAGGGTCTTCAGGAGTACTTCCATACTCTTTGAGGGAGCTCAAGGTGTCCTTCTCGATCTTGATTTCGGGACATACCCGTTTGTCACTTCTGGAGCATGTATGGCTCACGGTGTATCATCGGTGGGTTTTTCGACCTTCGAACTTGACAACGTGTATGGGGTTCTGAAAGCCTACACGACTCGAGTAGGTTCAGGCCCCTTCCCGACCGAAGAGTTCTCTGAAGTGGGGAATCTCGTTCGCGAAAGAGGCAAGGAATACGGTGCAACAACGGGGAGGGCTCGAAGAGTGGGCTGGCTTGACCTTCCGGCACTCAGGTACGCAAGGATAAGATCAGGCCTGACAGGTTTCGTCATCACTAAGGGCGATGTGTTAAATGGGTTGGATGAAGTCAAGGTTTGTGTGGCTTATGATGTTGAGGGTGCGGTTAAGGAAATGCCTTCAACTTCATATGATTTCTTCAAGGCAAGACCGATTTATGAAACTATTAGCGGCTGGCCTTCCACGGATCATATTAACTTTCTGAAGTACATGACGTTCATTGAAAGAGAAACCGGTGTGGAGATAGACTACATATCGTACGGTCCTAGAACAGAGGAAATGAAGACTAGAAACGACCTTATAATGAATATTTAG
- the cysS gene encoding cysteine--tRNA ligase, whose protein sequence is MEIRLTNTMSRRKEIFKPLKIGEVGIYTCGLTVYNFAHIGNLRAYVFADTLKRMFLFNGYKVRHVMNITDVGHLTGDEDEGEDKMEAGARREGKTVWEIVDFYTKAFFKDLERLRIILPTVTCRATEHVQDMIDMIQKIEANGYTYIAGGNVYFDTSKVPDYGKLARLQLDEEKIRSRVENDPFKKNPFDFVLWFTRYKYENHAMQWDSPWGRGFPGWHIECSAMASKYLGERFDIHTGGIDHIPVHHTNEIAQSEAAFGHEWVNFWLHSEFLVIGEGEKMSKSLGNFITLQTLIDRGYEPADYRYYLLGAHYKKQLTFTMEALDGAKSAMKKLITRIEELKELNESETRPNDDLMNEFHEAINDDLNTPKALAVLWKVVDSEDLRPGEKLSLIDRFDEVLGLGLSEVESKTIPEEVIELANQRDAARKERNWEKADELRQLISEKGYEVLDERDGYKIRRR, encoded by the coding sequence ATGGAAATAAGACTGACGAACACCATGTCAAGAAGGAAAGAGATCTTCAAACCTTTGAAGATAGGCGAGGTGGGAATATATACGTGTGGACTGACAGTATATAATTTTGCCCATATTGGCAATCTTAGAGCTTACGTCTTTGCCGATACCCTCAAAAGGATGTTTCTTTTCAATGGCTATAAAGTAAGACACGTAATGAACATAACTGATGTTGGCCATCTTACGGGAGACGAAGACGAAGGCGAAGACAAGATGGAAGCCGGTGCGAGACGTGAGGGAAAGACAGTGTGGGAAATCGTTGATTTCTATACGAAGGCTTTCTTCAAAGATCTAGAAAGATTGAGGATCATTCTTCCAACTGTTACGTGCAGGGCGACCGAGCACGTGCAAGATATGATAGACATGATCCAAAAAATTGAAGCCAACGGCTACACCTACATAGCCGGCGGTAATGTCTACTTCGATACTTCAAAGGTTCCCGACTATGGAAAACTGGCAAGGCTCCAACTTGATGAAGAGAAAATTCGTTCAAGGGTTGAGAACGACCCCTTCAAGAAAAACCCCTTTGATTTCGTTTTGTGGTTCACTCGATATAAATATGAAAACCACGCAATGCAGTGGGATTCACCATGGGGTAGGGGCTTTCCCGGATGGCACATTGAATGTTCCGCGATGGCTTCAAAGTATCTTGGAGAGAGATTTGACATACACACAGGCGGTATAGATCACATTCCGGTTCATCATACGAATGAAATCGCTCAGAGCGAGGCGGCTTTCGGACATGAATGGGTGAACTTCTGGTTGCATTCGGAGTTTCTCGTCATTGGGGAAGGGGAAAAAATGTCTAAATCGCTTGGAAACTTCATTACTCTTCAGACTCTTATTGACAGGGGGTACGAGCCTGCAGATTATCGCTACTATCTTCTCGGCGCCCATTACAAGAAGCAGCTGACCTTTACAATGGAAGCTCTTGATGGCGCGAAGAGCGCCATGAAGAAACTCATCACTAGAATTGAGGAGCTAAAGGAATTAAATGAATCAGAAACCAGGCCCAATGATGATCTTATGAATGAATTTCATGAGGCTATAAATGATGATCTGAATACACCAAAAGCCCTCGCCGTTCTTTGGAAAGTAGTAGACAGCGAAGATCTTCGACCTGGTGAAAAGCTTTCCCTAATCGACAGATTTGACGAAGTTCTTGGTCTTGGCCTCTCTGAGGTTGAAAGCAAGACCATTCCAGAAGAAGTTATCGAATTGGCCAATCAGAGAGATGCTGCTCGAAAGGAACGGAATTGGGAGAAGGCCGATGAGCTTAGACAGTTGATCTCAGAAAAGGGATATGAAGTACTCGATGAGAGAGATGGGTATAAGATAAGAAGAAGGTAA
- a CDS encoding OsmC family protein codes for MPDASFRVKAISESAARVSVKARNFTMIVDEPPNLGGEDKGANPVEYVLAALAGCLNVVGHLVADEMGFNIRRLEIDVYGPLNPARLYGKSYEDRAGYKEIIAEMKVDTDAEEETLEKWVKSVEDRCPVSDNLSNPTPVKVIAKEL; via the coding sequence ATGCCAGATGCAAGTTTCAGAGTAAAGGCAATTTCAGAAAGTGCAGCCAGAGTATCCGTAAAGGCAAGAAACTTCACTATGATCGTTGACGAGCCACCCAATCTTGGTGGAGAAGATAAAGGTGCCAATCCAGTGGAATACGTTCTCGCCGCACTGGCCGGTTGTCTAAATGTAGTAGGGCATCTCGTTGCAGATGAGATGGGTTTCAATATAAGAAGATTGGAGATAGACGTCTATGGTCCGTTGAATCCAGCAAGGCTTTATGGGAAGTCCTACGAAGACAGGGCCGGTTATAAGGAAATTATTGCCGAAATGAAAGTCGATACGGATGCCGAAGAAGAAACCCTGGAAAAGTGGGTAAAGTCTGTAGAGGATCGATGTCCGGTTTCCGACAATCTTAGTAATCCAACACCAGTTAAGGTCATTGCTAAGGAACTCTAA
- a CDS encoding S8 family serine peptidase, whose product MRLIKVLTLITALFVVLCFSLTGCIKPEVYYSLSGQVVPYFPETSAHDSFQRTAAYTPIFSSKDIEQGFMSNQFIVLFDRGFDSTIISGVSGVEILDEFFSRDGSVGYAVVKTNDPSSLSGIEGVKSVEPEKIFTLQSEESVPNDPLYSGQWNYPMIQMPQAWTIAKGSSTVVVAVIDSGARLDHPDLEGIFLPGYDLINDDDDPTDYDPVKSHGTHVTGTIAAKTNNSLGVSGMTWGEYCTIMPIKIFEAGETTAGILASSIIFAVEHGAKIINMSLAGGDDDVVAAAVKYAKENEVLMIAASGNKPYQRYPALYDEVISVGAVDNDMRWASYSNYGVYLDLVAPGGSSSAQILSTGYSTDEGNTYSYMQGTSMAAPHVTGLAALLMAKGYAGKDDSGEEIIRKILRETALDLGESGWDEYYGFGLVQAYDSLTYEEERRPLLVQILSTSGEVIRETEVNPDGSFQFNGLTENYIKIRVWRDFNGNEEIDKGDLIGYYGYQESDHYLVWNPSLDNAETLSYLSSGSYELTNPLHFFPIIEFSE is encoded by the coding sequence ATGCGGCTTATTAAAGTCTTAACGCTTATAACAGCTCTTTTTGTTGTTCTTTGTTTCTCTCTCACTGGATGCATTAAACCCGAGGTTTACTACTCTCTTTCAGGCCAGGTCGTTCCTTACTTTCCAGAAACCTCAGCTCACGATAGTTTTCAAAGAACTGCAGCATACACTCCCATATTTTCCAGTAAAGACATAGAGCAGGGTTTCATGAGTAATCAATTTATTGTCCTCTTCGATAGAGGGTTTGATTCAACAATAATATCGGGCGTTTCTGGAGTAGAGATCCTCGATGAGTTCTTTTCAAGAGACGGTTCTGTTGGTTATGCCGTTGTGAAGACAAACGATCCATCTTCGCTGTCTGGAATTGAAGGAGTCAAGTCAGTCGAGCCTGAGAAGATCTTCACTCTTCAATCCGAGGAGAGTGTCCCCAACGACCCGCTGTATTCCGGTCAATGGAACTATCCGATGATCCAGATGCCTCAAGCCTGGACTATTGCTAAGGGTTCTTCCACTGTCGTTGTCGCAGTAATAGACTCTGGTGCTAGACTGGATCATCCAGATTTGGAAGGTATCTTTCTTCCGGGATACGATCTAATAAACGATGATGATGACCCTACAGATTATGATCCCGTTAAATCCCATGGAACCCATGTTACAGGTACGATTGCCGCGAAAACGAATAATTCTCTGGGGGTTTCAGGGATGACATGGGGAGAGTATTGCACTATCATGCCAATAAAGATTTTCGAAGCTGGGGAAACGACGGCAGGAATACTCGCTAGCAGCATTATCTTCGCAGTTGAGCACGGCGCAAAGATAATAAACATGAGCCTGGCGGGTGGGGATGATGACGTAGTTGCTGCAGCTGTAAAATATGCTAAAGAAAATGAAGTCCTAATGATTGCAGCTTCAGGAAACAAACCATATCAACGTTATCCGGCTTTATATGATGAAGTGATATCAGTTGGCGCGGTCGACAATGATATGCGATGGGCAAGCTACTCGAATTACGGAGTTTATCTCGACCTTGTCGCCCCTGGTGGCTCAAGCAGCGCTCAGATACTAAGTACCGGATACTCGACAGACGAAGGAAACACATACTCATATATGCAAGGAACATCCATGGCGGCGCCACATGTTACAGGGCTTGCAGCACTTCTTATGGCAAAAGGATACGCCGGCAAGGACGACTCGGGTGAGGAGATAATAAGGAAGATCCTGAGAGAAACGGCTCTTGATCTGGGAGAAAGTGGCTGGGATGAGTACTATGGCTTCGGACTAGTTCAGGCATACGATTCTCTTACCTACGAGGAAGAACGCAGGCCACTATTGGTTCAGATCTTGTCCACCTCGGGCGAAGTCATTAGGGAGACTGAAGTCAATCCGGACGGATCCTTTCAATTCAATGGACTCACCGAAAACTACATAAAGATAAGGGTATGGAGAGATTTCAACGGAAACGAGGAGATAGACAAGGGAGACCTGATTGGTTATTACGGGTATCAGGAATCCGACCATTATCTCGTCTGGAACCCCTCTCTTGATAACGCGGAAACTTTATCTTATCTCAGCAGCGGTAGTTACGAACTCACTAATCCCTTACACTTTTTCCCAATAATAGAATTTTCGGAATAA
- the mscL gene encoding large conductance mechanosensitive channel protein MscL → MWKEFKKFISRGNVIDLAVGIIIGGAFQVIVKSLVEDIIMPFISLFLGGIDFSNIFISLSGGTYATLAEAKEAGAATLNIGLFINAVINFLILAFVIFMIVRLINKIRERQKKEEAAAAPTTKICPFCHTSIPIDAIRCPNCTSELEKKA, encoded by the coding sequence GTGTGGAAGGAATTCAAGAAATTCATTAGTCGTGGTAATGTGATTGATCTTGCGGTCGGAATCATTATCGGCGGTGCGTTTCAGGTCATTGTCAAATCGCTGGTCGAAGACATTATCATGCCTTTTATCAGCCTATTTCTTGGTGGGATTGACTTTTCAAACATATTCATCAGTCTCTCCGGAGGAACCTACGCAACTCTCGCAGAAGCAAAAGAAGCAGGTGCCGCAACTCTGAACATCGGCCTTTTCATCAACGCAGTCATAAATTTCCTGATCCTTGCGTTTGTCATCTTTATGATTGTGAGGCTCATTAACAAGATACGGGAAAGGCAGAAGAAGGAAGAGGCTGCGGCAGCGCCAACGACGAAGATCTGTCCTTTCTGTCACACTTCGATTCCGATCGATGCAATAAGGTGTCCCAACTGTACGTCTGAACTTGAAAAGAAGGCTTGA